In Rhodothermia bacterium, a genomic segment contains:
- a CDS encoding tetratricopeptide repeat protein: MNTICMRRYWFLILFLFASFGAGCKPPAFLSNRFQDFTAYYNRFYNAQEAFREGLKNMERSNDIVNRDEYMRLFIGAEGPSGGNFEKVIKKSADLLRTYPRSKWADDAILLIGKSYFYQGEYLGAEQKFNEVIQTPNTPLRDEARFWLARTLISAKSYDRALELLKESLQIKDLKPKWGAYMQLAMGELFVRQKDWNNASEALEKGLARSTERELSAKAMYLLGQVYETQQAWAKAASAYRKVPQYRPSYELIYAAQISEAEVAGLNIRPDLGMAVIRKLVRDDKFIKERAEILLLQGRIMAKMGQTREAYLLFDDLLYNPSRNANNVKGKIHYAMASMYRDQLRNYRRAGAHFDTAATSLRTGIGEEARLRLPKAITDAARQAATYKSFNKSATRSIEIDSLMWVSQLNRKSFDSLLAVVRVRKQKEQAALQAEAERRRAESQFTTSQQQRTNNTSFGRPGESQPGGFLGHLDPVRVQEGKNNFKQRWGDRPLAPNWRRKAAIGNIADASGAKQDSLRAAEKARLLASAQKGEVQIDTSAVPRTAEARKKLLEERAQMRYDVGNILFLSINLPDSAAVWYRKVIDEDRSSLVAQRAYFALAEVQQALKDTTSAVRLYRFIVDEYPESDFAVRARERLRLPVADYSATDTLAIAEKAYQKAYNSWEKGSHKVAISDLLALVQQYPKTPVTPKALLAAGQIYTEWASREKIDLYATWPIELKKEEPIPPDSAAQTKPNTAKKPIPDPLTLEALYQNLAVQYATSPYGMQAQRLGKALTELKPAPIAAPKDTTENVRQEPKTETNKPVSPQNAGEDDTVVRDAPKPPEEGKPKQPTPAESKEADEVDVRTRSPKPTDPANKLPQFSGGQAAMLSFINSQLKYPEEALAKKIEGAVFIRFTIDESGKVQMPEVVSGIGGGCDQEAIRLVNLMPKWEVGLVGGKPTSQQTTIQILFNLPSEK; this comes from the coding sequence ATGAACACCATTTGTATGCGTCGTTATTGGTTTTTAATCCTTTTTCTTTTTGCGAGCTTTGGGGCTGGATGTAAGCCACCTGCCTTTTTGAGCAATCGTTTCCAAGACTTCACTGCCTATTACAACCGCTTCTACAATGCACAAGAAGCCTTTCGGGAAGGGCTTAAAAATATGGAGCGCTCAAACGACATCGTAAATCGCGACGAGTACATGCGCCTATTTATTGGTGCAGAAGGGCCGAGTGGCGGCAACTTTGAGAAGGTTATCAAAAAAAGTGCAGACCTTTTGCGTACTTACCCCCGTTCTAAGTGGGCCGATGATGCTATTTTGCTCATCGGGAAATCCTATTTTTATCAGGGTGAATACTTAGGCGCGGAACAGAAGTTTAATGAGGTGATCCAAACGCCAAATACGCCACTCCGTGATGAGGCACGTTTTTGGTTGGCACGCACCTTGATTAGCGCCAAGTCTTATGACCGCGCTTTGGAGTTGCTAAAGGAGTCTTTGCAGATAAAAGACCTCAAACCTAAGTGGGGAGCCTATATGCAGTTGGCTATGGGCGAGCTATTTGTCCGTCAAAAAGACTGGAACAATGCCTCCGAAGCACTGGAAAAGGGATTAGCACGCTCTACCGAAAGAGAACTTTCCGCCAAAGCCATGTATCTGTTGGGCCAAGTGTATGAGACCCAACAAGCATGGGCTAAAGCGGCTTCTGCCTATCGAAAAGTGCCCCAATATCGGCCTTCCTATGAATTGATCTACGCTGCACAAATCTCGGAAGCAGAGGTTGCGGGCCTAAATATCCGTCCAGATTTAGGTATGGCCGTGATACGGAAGTTAGTTCGCGACGATAAATTCATCAAAGAACGCGCGGAAATCCTGTTGTTACAAGGACGGATCATGGCAAAAATGGGGCAAACCCGCGAAGCCTACCTGCTCTTCGACGATTTGTTGTACAACCCAAGCCGAAATGCCAATAACGTAAAAGGCAAAATTCACTATGCGATGGCCAGTATGTACCGAGATCAACTCCGGAATTACCGCCGTGCTGGTGCCCATTTTGACACAGCCGCTACCAGCCTACGCACAGGGATTGGAGAGGAAGCACGTCTCCGGTTACCAAAGGCCATCACCGACGCCGCCCGACAAGCTGCGACCTACAAGAGCTTCAATAAATCGGCTACACGCTCCATAGAAATTGACTCTTTGATGTGGGTCTCTCAACTCAATCGGAAATCCTTCGATTCGTTGTTGGCCGTTGTTCGGGTTCGAAAACAGAAAGAACAGGCCGCGCTTCAGGCAGAGGCAGAGCGCCGGCGTGCCGAGTCCCAATTTACCACCAGCCAGCAGCAACGCACCAATAACACCTCCTTTGGGCGGCCCGGAGAATCGCAGCCGGGGGGCTTTTTGGGGCACTTAGACCCCGTGCGGGTGCAAGAAGGCAAAAACAACTTTAAACAACGCTGGGGAGATCGGCCATTAGCACCTAATTGGCGAAGAAAAGCGGCCATCGGAAATATAGCAGATGCCTCCGGCGCCAAACAAGACAGTTTGCGCGCTGCCGAGAAAGCAAGACTTTTGGCATCTGCCCAAAAAGGTGAAGTACAGATAGACACCTCCGCCGTCCCACGTACCGCAGAAGCCCGCAAAAAGCTCTTAGAGGAACGTGCTCAAATGCGTTACGACGTAGGAAATATCCTATTTTTATCCATTAACCTACCGGACTCCGCCGCCGTGTGGTATCGGAAGGTTATAGACGAAGACCGATCCTCACTCGTCGCTCAGCGGGCCTATTTTGCCCTTGCGGAAGTTCAACAGGCGCTCAAAGACACCACCTCGGCGGTTAGGTTGTACCGCTTTATTGTGGATGAATATCCAGAATCTGATTTTGCCGTGCGTGCCCGAGAACGTTTGCGGCTTCCCGTAGCCGATTATTCCGCAACCGACACCTTGGCCATTGCAGAAAAAGCATATCAGAAGGCTTATAACTCTTGGGAGAAGGGTTCTCATAAGGTGGCCATTTCGGATTTGTTGGCCTTGGTTCAGCAGTATCCCAAAACACCCGTAACGCCCAAGGCGCTACTGGCCGCCGGACAAATTTATACGGAGTGGGCAAGCCGAGAAAAAATAGACCTTTATGCAACTTGGCCCATTGAACTGAAGAAGGAAGAACCTATACCACCAGATTCGGCTGCACAAACAAAGCCCAATACGGCAAAAAAACCTATTCCCGATCCGCTTACCTTAGAAGCACTTTACCAAAACTTGGCAGTCCAATACGCCACCTCGCCCTATGGAATGCAAGCACAACGTTTGGGGAAAGCACTGACGGAGCTAAAACCAGCACCGATTGCCGCACCGAAAGACACAACAGAAAATGTACGTCAAGAACCAAAGACGGAAACAAATAAGCCGGTCTCACCCCAAAACGCTGGAGAAGACGATACCGTGGTTCGAGACGCACCCAAACCACCAGAGGAAGGCAAGCCTAAACAGCCAACTCCTGCGGAAAGCAAGGAAGCGGATGAAGTTGATGTACGGACTCGTTCCCCAAAACCGACCGATCCAGCCAATAAATTGCCCCAATTTTCCGGCGGACAAGCGGCCATGTTGTCGTTTATTAATAGCCAACTTAAATATCCCGAAGAAGCTTTAGCGAAAAAGATAGAAGGTGCTGTTTTTATTCGCTTTACCATAGACGAATCTGGAAAGGTGCAAATGCCCGAAGTAGTGAGCGGGATTGGCGGCGGATGCGACCAAGAAGCTATTCGGCTGGTGAACCTTATGCCCAAATGGGAAGTGGGATTGGTAGGCGGGAAGCCTACGTCGCAGCAAACAACCATCCAAATTCTGTTTAATTTACCATCGGAGAAATAA
- a CDS encoding Fic family protein: MEDETFYPQLPDHNLLGLLDAEAINEQEAKGIASAEVYLYTAHNLEEPITISLLLKLHQIAFAHLYEWAGKWRKVQVVFGNITPPTSKNVLNLMYHFLDNLNFKIGIIQTEADLVDTLAYTHYQFIYIHPFMNGNGRMSRMLTNLVALKKGYAPVLLGHRRGINRPLYISAMRAADDGNMEPLKKLIREDLQRLESAFDQRCDGGSDVVMGDVLRF; encoded by the coding sequence ATGGAAGATGAAACATTCTACCCACAACTGCCAGATCATAATCTATTGGGGCTTTTAGATGCCGAGGCCATCAATGAACAAGAAGCCAAAGGAATAGCGAGTGCGGAAGTGTATCTCTATACCGCGCATAATTTGGAAGAACCAATCACCATTTCGCTTCTCTTAAAATTACACCAAATAGCTTTTGCTCACCTCTACGAGTGGGCTGGTAAATGGCGAAAAGTACAAGTCGTTTTTGGGAATATTACGCCGCCAACTTCTAAAAATGTGTTAAACCTGATGTATCACTTTTTGGATAACCTGAACTTTAAAATTGGGATTATTCAAACCGAGGCCGATCTGGTAGATACATTGGCTTATACACATTATCAGTTCATCTATATTCATCCCTTTATGAATGGTAATGGGCGGATGTCGCGGATGCTCACCAATTTGGTTGCGCTTAAAAAAGGATATGCCCCCGTATTATTGGGGCATCGGCGTGGGATTAATCGCCCGCTTTACATTTCGGCCATGCGAGCAGCCGATGATGGAAATATGGAACCCTTAAAAAAGCTAATCCGCGAAGACCTCCAACGCTTGGAGAGCGCTTTCGACCAACGATGTGACGGCGGAAGTGATGTGGTTATGGGAGACGTCTTGCGCTTCTAA